A genomic region of Parus major isolate Abel chromosome 14, Parus_major1.1, whole genome shotgun sequence contains the following coding sequences:
- the XPO6 gene encoding exportin-6 isoform X5, with the protein MLPSDPLLAHSVFPETQFIHAGLNSCVLATLEYFHCLNEASTLYSFQSGDLLSSLLQSPSAAKLLNQPIPILDTDSEYICSLALECLAHLFSWIPLSTSITPSLLTTIFHFARFGCDTRARKMCSVNGSSHNSLLGQERGRLGVLAMACINELMSKNCVPMEFEEYLLRMFQQTFYLLQKITRENNAHTVKSRLEELDESYIEKFTDFLRLFVSVHLRRIESYSQFPVVEFLALLFKYTFHQPTHEGYFSCLDIWTLFLDYLTSKIKSRLADKEAVLNRYEDALVLLLTEVLNRIQFRYNQAQLEELDDETLDDDQQTEWQRYLRQSLEVVAKVMELLPTHAFSTLFPVLQDNLEVYLGLQQFVVTSGTGHRLNITAENDCRRLHCSLRDLSSLLQAVGRLAEYFTGDVFAARFNDALTVVERLVKVTLYGSQIKLYNIETAVPSVLKPDLIDVHAQSLAALQAYAHWLAQFYSEVHRQNPEQFISLVSTALEAITPLISSKVQEKLLLSACHLLVSLATTVRPVFLISIPAVQKVFNRITDTSAQRLPDKAQVLVCRALSNVLLLPWPNLPESEQQWAVRSTNHASLVSALTRDYRQLKATASLPQRKVQLEDTKVIIHQTLSVLEDIVESVSGESTKSRQICYQSLQESVQVSLALFPAFIHQSDVTDEMLSFFLTLFQGLRVQMGVPFTEQIIQTFLNMFTREQLAESILHEGSTGCRVVEKFLKILQVVVQEPGQVFKPFLPSVISLCMEQVYPIIAERSSPDVKAELFELLFRVLHHNWRYFFKSSVLASVQRGVAEEQMENEAQFSAIMQAFGQSFLQPDIHLFKQNLFYLETLNTKQKLYHKKIFRTTMLFQFVNVLLQVLVHKSHDLLQEEIGIATYNMASVDFDGFYSAFLPEFLASCDGVDSNQKNVLGRNFKMDRDLPSFTQNVHRLVNDLRYYRLCNDSLPPGTVKL; encoded by the exons atgctTCCCTCTGATCCACTGCTTGCTCATTCTGTGTTCCCTGAGACTCAATTCATTCATGCAGGACTCAATTCCTGTGTACTGGCAACccttgaatattttcattgcttaAATGAGGCCAGCACCCTTTACTCTTTCCAATCAG GTGACCTCTTGAGTAGCCTCTTGCAGAGCCCCAGCGCGGCCAAACTGCTGAACCAGCCCATCCCCATCCTGGACACAGACAGTGAATACATCTGCTCCCTGGCACTGGAGTGCCTGGCACACCTCTTCAGCTGGATCCCTTTATCCACGAGCATCACCCCGTCCCTGCTCACCACCATCTTCCACTTCGCGCGCTTCGGCTGCGACACCCGCGCCCGCAAAATGTGCTCGGTGAACGGCAGCAGCCACAACtcactgctggggcaggagcgGGGCCGGCTGGGCGTGCTGGCCATGGCCTGCATCAACGAACTCATGTCCAAGAACTGTGTGCCTATGGAGTTTGAGGAGTACCTGCTCCGCATGTTCCAGCAGACTTTCTACCTCCTGCAGAAGATCACCAGGGAGAACAACGCGCACACGGTGAAGAGCCGGCTCGAGGAGCTGGATGAGAG CTACATTGAGAAGTTCACAGATTTCCTCCGTCTCTTTGTGAGCGTCCACCTACGAAGGATCGAATCCTACTCCCAGTTCCCTGTGGTTGAATTCCTGGCCCTGTTGTTCAAATACACTTTTCATCAG CCTACACATGAAGGTTACTTTTCTTGCTTGGACATCTGGACACTCTTCTTGGACTATCTGACCAGCAAAATCAAAAGTCGCCTGGCAGACAAAGAAGCAGTGCTCAACAG GTACGAAGATGCTTTGGTTCTGTTGCTGACAGAGGTGTTGAACCGGATCCAGTTCAGGTATaaccaggcacagctggaggagctggatgACGAGACCCTGGATGATGAT cagcagaCGGAGTGGCAGCGGTACTTGCGCCAGAGCTTGGAAGTGGTGGCCAAAgtcatggagctgctgccaacTCACGCCTTCTCCACCCTC TTTCCTGTTCTGCAGGATAACCTGGAAGTGTATCTGGGGCTCCAGCAGTTCGTGGTCACTTCAGGAACAG gtcaCAGGTTGAACATCACAGCAGAGAATGACTGCAGGAGGCTGCACTGCTCCCTGAGGGACCTGAGCTCGCTGCTGCAGGCCGTGGGCCGCCTGGCCGAGTACTTCACCGGGGACGTGTTCGCAGCCAGGTTCAACGACGCCCTCACCGTGGTGGAGAG GTTGGTAAAAGTGACGTTGTATGGATCCCAAATCAAACTGTACAACATCGAAACAGCCGTTCCCTCGGTGCTGAAACCTGACCTCATCGATGT gcaTGCCCAgtccctggcagccctgcaggcCTACGCTCACTGGCTGGCCCAGTTCTACAGCGAGGTGCACCGGCAGAACCCCGAGCAGTTCATCTCCCTGGTGTCCACGGCGCTGGAGGCCATCACCCCCCTCATCAGCTCCAAG gttcaggagaagctgctgctgtctgcgTGCCACCTGCTGGTGTCCCTGGCCACCACGGTGCGCCCAGTGTTCCTGATCAGCATCCCAGCCGTGCAGAAAGTGTTCAACAGGATCACTGACACCTCTGCCCAGCGCCTCCCCGACAAG GCCCAGGTGTTGGTGTGCAGGGCTCTGTCCAacgtgctgctgctgccctggcccaACCTGCCCGAGAGCGAGCAGCAGTGGGCCGTGCGCTCCACCAACCACGCCAGCCTCGTGTCCGCCCTCACCAGGGACTACCGCCAGCTCAAGGCCACGGCCAGCCTGCCCCAGAGGAAGGTGCAGCTGGAGGACA CCAAAGTGATCATCCACCAGACACTGAGCGTTCTGGAAGATATTGTAGAAAGTGTCTCTGGAGAATCCACCAAGTCCCGGCAGATCTGTTATCAGTCGCTGCAAGAATCCGTGCAGGTCTCACTAGCCCTCTTCCCAGCTTTCATTCATCAGTCAG ATGTGACAGATGAGATGCTGAGCTTCTTCCTCACCCTATTCCAAGGCCTGAGGGTGCAGATGGGAGTGCCTTTCACTGAGCAGATCATACAGACCTTCCTGAACATGTTCACCAG ggagcagctggcagagagcaTCCTGCACGAGGGCAGCACGGGCTGCCGGGTGGTGGAGAAGTTCCTGAAGATCCTGCAGGTGGTGGTGCAGGAGCCAGGCCAGGTGTTCAAACCCTTCCTGCCCAGTGTGATCTCGCTGTGCATGGAGCAGGTGTATCCCATCATTGCAGAG CGCTCATCCCCTGATGTGAAGGCAGAGCTGTTTGAGCTGCTCTTCCGGGTCCTGCACCACAACTGGAGGTACTTCTTCAAATCCAGTGTGCTGGCCAGTGTCCAGAGGGGAGtggcagaggagcagatggAGAATGAAGCCCAGTTCAGTGCCATCATGCAG GCATTTGGCCAGTCTTTCCTGCAGCCTGACATTCACCTGTTCAAACAGAACCTCTTCTACCTGGAGACACTGAACACGAAGCAGAAGCTGTACCACAAG AAGATCTTCAGGACCACGATGCTGTTCCAGTTTGTGAAcgtgctgctgcaggtgctggtgcACAAATCCCATgacctgctgcaggaggagatcGGCATCGCCACCTACAACATGGCCTCGGTGGACTTCGACGGCTTCTACTCCGCCTTCCTGCCCGAGTTCCTGGCCAGCTGTGACGGCGTGGACTCCAACCAGAAGAACGTGCTGGGGAGGAATTTCAAAATGGACAGG GACCTGCCCTCGTTCACACAGAACGTGCACAGGCTGGTGAACGACCTGCGCTATTACAGACTGTGCAACGACAGCCTGCCCCCGGGCACTGTGAAGTTATAG
- the DECR2 gene encoding peroxisomal 2,4-dienoyl-CoA reductase isoform X1 produces MAEAAMAAPVPPDEDGDECLPQYRHLLSPDLLAGQVAFITGGGSGIGFRIAEIFMRHGCRTVIASRNLQRVSEASKKLVAATGQQCLPLSIDVRQPQTIVAAVDEALKEFKRIDILINGAAGNFLCPASALSFNAFKTVIDIDTMGTFNTSKVLFEKYFRDHGGVIVNITATLSYRGQALQVHAGAAKAAIDAMTRHLAVEWGPNNIRVNSLAPGPISGTEGFRRLGGKFAEKSNQFSVIPLQRAGNKTEIAHSTLYLASPLSSYVTGTTLVVDGGSWLTSPNSFSALLDVWAAGANQPH; encoded by the exons ATGGCCGAGGCCGCCATGGCCGCGCCGGTGCCCCCGGACGAGGACGGGGACGAGTGTCTGCCCCAGTACCGGCACCTGCTCAGCCCCGACCTGCTCGC GGGCCAGGTGGCCTTCATCAccggcggcggctccggcaTCGGCTTCCGCATCGCCGAGATCTTCATGAG gCACGGCTGCCGGACCGTCATTGCCAGCAGGAACCTGCAGAGAGTGTCTGAG gcTTCGAAAAAGCTGGTGGCAGCCACAGGGCAGCAGTGCCTGCCCCTGTCCATCGATGTCCGGCAGCCTCAGACCATCGTGGCAGCGGTGGATGAGGCGCTGAAGGAGTTTAAGAGGATTGACATCCTCATTAATG GTGCTGCGGGGAACTTCCTGTGCCCAGCCAGTGCCCTGTCCTTCAACGCCTTCAAGACAGTGATAGACATCGACACCATGGGCACCTTCAACACCTCCAAAGTCCTCTTTGAGAAATATTTCCGG gaCCACGGTGGGGTCATCGTTAACATCACGGCGACCCTGAGCTACCGAGGGCAGGCCCTGCAGGTGCACGCTGGGGCTGCCAAGGCTGCCATAG ATGCCATGACCCGTCACCTCGCTGTGGAGTGGGGACCCAACAACATCCGTGTGAACAGCCTGGCCCCCGGCCCCATCTCGGGCACCGAGGGCTTCCGGCGCCTGG GTGGGAAATTTGCTGAGAAATCCAACCAGTTCTCCGTGATCCCGCTGCAGCGCGCGGGGAACAAGACGGAGATCGCGCACAGCACGCTGTACCTGGCCAGCCCCCTCTCGTCCTACGTCACCGGCACCACCCTGGTCGTGGATGGTGGGAGCTGGCTCACCTCCCCCAACAGCTTCTCTGCCTTGCTGG AtgtctgggctgcaggagcaaaCCAGCCCCACTGA
- the DECR2 gene encoding peroxisomal 2,4-dienoyl-CoA reductase isoform X2, with the protein MAEAAMAAPVPPDEDGDECLPQYRHLLSPDLLAGQVAFITGGGSGIGFRIAEIFMRHGCRTVIASRNLQRVSEASKKLVAATGQQCLPLSIDVRQPQTIVAAVDEALKEFKRIDILINGAAGNFLCPASALSFNAFKTVIDIDTMGTFNTSKVLFEKYFRDHGGVIVNITATLSYRGQALQVHAGAAKAAIDAMTRHLAVEWGPNNIRVNSLAPGPISGTEGFRRLGGKFAEKSNQFSVIPLQRAGNKTEIAHSTLYLASPLSSYVTGTTLVVDGGSWLTSPNSFSALLGIASSSAKL; encoded by the exons ATGGCCGAGGCCGCCATGGCCGCGCCGGTGCCCCCGGACGAGGACGGGGACGAGTGTCTGCCCCAGTACCGGCACCTGCTCAGCCCCGACCTGCTCGC GGGCCAGGTGGCCTTCATCAccggcggcggctccggcaTCGGCTTCCGCATCGCCGAGATCTTCATGAG gCACGGCTGCCGGACCGTCATTGCCAGCAGGAACCTGCAGAGAGTGTCTGAG gcTTCGAAAAAGCTGGTGGCAGCCACAGGGCAGCAGTGCCTGCCCCTGTCCATCGATGTCCGGCAGCCTCAGACCATCGTGGCAGCGGTGGATGAGGCGCTGAAGGAGTTTAAGAGGATTGACATCCTCATTAATG GTGCTGCGGGGAACTTCCTGTGCCCAGCCAGTGCCCTGTCCTTCAACGCCTTCAAGACAGTGATAGACATCGACACCATGGGCACCTTCAACACCTCCAAAGTCCTCTTTGAGAAATATTTCCGG gaCCACGGTGGGGTCATCGTTAACATCACGGCGACCCTGAGCTACCGAGGGCAGGCCCTGCAGGTGCACGCTGGGGCTGCCAAGGCTGCCATAG ATGCCATGACCCGTCACCTCGCTGTGGAGTGGGGACCCAACAACATCCGTGTGAACAGCCTGGCCCCCGGCCCCATCTCGGGCACCGAGGGCTTCCGGCGCCTGG GTGGGAAATTTGCTGAGAAATCCAACCAGTTCTCCGTGATCCCGCTGCAGCGCGCGGGGAACAAGACGGAGATCGCGCACAGCACGCTGTACCTGGCCAGCCCCCTCTCGTCCTACGTCACCGGCACCACCCTGGTCGTGGATGGTGGGAGCTGGCTCACCTCCCCCAACAGCTTCTCTGCCTTGCTGGGTATTGCCTCCTCCTCTGCTAAACTCTAG